The genomic interval GATGATCATCACTTGCCACAGCTTAAGGATGAGCTATTGCTCCTGACCGCAGGAGTTGGAGCTGCATGCAGTTTATACTGTCTCCTAGTCTTCTCTCTGGAGGTAAATAGATTTTGAACTTTATATTAATTGGCATCAAATTTGACATATACTTTTGGTCACCTTGAAACAATAATAACTAGTTTCAAGCTATTGTGGTAATGTGGGTCACAGTTTTCTCCTCTGTTCCACTGATAATTTTCATAACCAACTATAAGAAACAGAAATATAGTTACTTCCAGAGCTCAAATGACCtaattgttttatatattgacattaattgttaaaataatttttgatgTGATTGAATCTGTAACTCTCCAATTGAACAGGCTGCTATCAGTTATGCTTTTGGAGTTGCTTTCAGGTAAGCTCAATTTACTTCCTTTGCAACATAAGAACTCAAAAGTTAGTGTTACCTTGTTTCAGTACATTGTCTCTGGGGCTAGTCTCTCAACTCACCTGATTATCTTGTGTTGCAACTATCAAAGATGAATTATAATCTAACCATTCACATTTATGTTGAACAGTTGCTTGTATCTTCAACTTTTGTATCGTCACACAGATAACTTGTCAAAGAAAGATGTTCCAGAAATTTTTCTGAAGAAGAAGGTGAAAAGGTATGTTTGTAAATGTTGTCGTTTACAATGTATCATCAGTCTTTGCCCTCACAGGTTCATTAATTGCTCCTACATATGTGAAAAATGTTAGAATCGGCATAAGAAGCGAGGATTTGAAGAATACGGTAGAGAAGACGTTGGGCGGTATTACAGTAGCTCTTTCGTCTCCAAGGCTTGTAATACCTGCTATAATTTTTGGATTATCGACCTTCTCAGATCACTTTCAAAAtagcattttaaattttgaggtaAAGGAACAACTCTTTGATATTGCAGCGCATACATCACATTCAACTCCACCTTATGTTACACATTCCATGTTCTGCCCCCATTAACTGGGACAATCACGTAGTTAGGGTTATTGTCCTGAATTTTGTTAGCTAAATGTATATCCTGTCTTGAGCAACTGTTTCTCCTTATACAGCTTGTTCCAGGGATGATGGGTTTCTTTGCATACAAGGCTGCAGCTTTGGTACAAGTTTACAGGGACAATGAGGACCTAAGATTGATACTCCCAGAAGAGGATGCTGACAGCAGTTGATGTACCAGCGTTGAGGCCTATGTTAATCTAGTTGCTTTATAAATCAAGACAGTACTGATGTATAGATGTTTCGGCTTTTGATTGAATAAAGTTTCTGTGATATTtttcaacaacaaaagaaactatcCTGAATTTTGTTTGTCTGCTTTGTCTCATTCTAACGGTGTTAAAAGGAGTTGGAGTATGATTTTAGACTAGCATGTTTTTTTCCCCATTTTGGATGTGATAAATCATTAGTACATCTTATCTGGGGCACTCTTGCAATCACAGGCTACAGAAAGCATTGCACCAGCGGGAGGAAGGCTAGACTGCGGCTGCATAAACCACAAGTTAGGAGTACAACACTTCTGCAACAGCTTCCAGAAATCTGGAAACTGCAGAGAAAAGGATGTTCTTACTAGCTAAGTAATCTTCAACATGGCAGTCACAACTTGAACCACCTTAATTCGAGGAAAGCTTCTGCTATTAACATGGTTCAGAAGTCGGCCGAGTTAACCCGCCGGAGCTGATTCTTTGGCTCCTGTTGGGGTACATATTGCACTACTGGTTCAGGTTCCTGTAGCAAGCACAAAAACACCGTCAGTTTGCAAAACAGTAGCACGTCAGTATCACTATTGGGGCATCGAAATATGAAAAGAAATCTCCATTACTGAAGCAGATCTCAAAGAGCAAATATAGCAAATGCCTACTAGTTCATCGTTCTCTGAGAAGTCAAAAGGAACACAGTTCACTAGTCCAGCTCGCAAACGGAGCTTTGTTACTTTCCACGTACTGCAAGTCTGCATCTGAtgcatgctgcatgcatgcagtttaCAGACTGCGCAGCTGCCCTGCATGTGGGTAAAGCATTCGTACTACTACTATTGTCACGAGTTAGTACGACTttacccccaaaaaaaaaaaggatcgTCTCAAATTTGTGTTTTCTAAACACACCATTTCTTCTCGAATTTAGGAGGTGTTTGTTTCCGGTGACAAGTCATATAGGATGTTttaatacttattataaattattataaatagtaaatatacattattaataagacttatttataattttggactaattcgtgCAACGAATCTAAtgtgcctaattaatccatgattagtctatcTGATGCtgcagtaaacatttactaattatagattaattaggcttaaaaaatttgtcttgcAGATtaactctcatttatgaaattagtttttttattagtctatggcCGCATTCGTTAGCCACagcaagttaacttattcccctcgtttttcgcgtgcacgtttttcgaactgttaaacggtgtattttttacaaatttttttataaaaaaattgttttaaaaaatcatattaatctattttatattttttaataattaataattaattaatcatgtaatatattagtaaggacaagttaacttatccctgtaccgaacgcggcctatgtTTAATACCTTAAATTAGTGcctaaacatccgatatgacatggggctaaaaagtttagccccatctaaacaacccctttaACAAGTTTATAACTTGCTAAACGTTTCATATTCAAGCAATATCAGTTTGGACAATGAGGCAAGCGTCTCATACTCCCAGAATGCAAAGTAGGGCATAAATCTCGCCTTTCGGAGAAGTTGCCACTTGCAGAAACACAGAGTAGTACATGCTGTCTTCAGATTTCGTGACATGGGCCTAGGAAGGAGCATAAACAagtgaaaaaacacaaaactaTGAAATAAGTGCAGTTCAAGATAGATGTGCAGATTTCGTTAGCACATGGATAGTGGTATAATATCCGCTCTAACCTGAAAAGGATGGCaaacaatattatttattgacATGAAGCGATCCTAGTATCATGCTGATGCATGCCAGAGGAGTAACACGAGCTGACATACAACTCGtcagtttcaaaatataacatatatttatatatttatttgtttagtcAAATAAGACTTTTAAGctatatttactttattagaATATAATTCTTCTTATACAAAATTGAGTTATtagatttgtatttcaacGTACTTACTTATGATTATGCTTTTGtatcacataaataatactctAATAGAATAATTATTGATAAAAATCTAGTTCTAACATAGGGAGTGATGAAAGCCCCGGTTTAATACTAGTATAAATTATCAAGTGAACTGTAGTGCCTGTCCAATATGCAGACCCTCGTTTATTCTGAAAAGAAATGGTTGATCACCCGTTTCTTGCTGGAGGTTAGGATAGATCTTCACCGGTTTACATATTCACATTTTCAAACGGGTCAACAAcgtttttctataattttttatttttctataatctattttttaagtttgtaatttgtagtacctccgtcccataataactcaacttttcagttttttgatataatgttttgactcttagtcttatttaaaaaattttttgcgattaattttttttgttattactagatgataaaacataaatagtattttatgcgtgaataatttttttaagttttggtacaaatttttcaaataagacgaatggtcaaacgttagaaaaaaacaaaaaaataaagttattatagtaCAGATGTAGTAATATttattacttaattaattatgcgcTAATAAATCAccttttttccattaaaaagcCACTAAACAACGTGCCATAATCTAGTGATACTAATGCAGCATCTTATTAGTTCGTTTTCTGATTCAATGTTCTTAAAAAGAAAGCAAACCTATTTTCAGGTGGTATTATGAAAATTCGAGCATTAACaaagagagattttttttctttgtgcaAGAAGCAACAGAGGACAAGACGGAACACCATTCGATTGGACAAAACTGTGTCGTCCGTCCATCGCCAGACGTCCTCTCATAACCACTTCAGAGCGAAGCCAATCACGCAGAGACAACGAGATAAAAACAAAGGGCTAGAGTACGTACGAGGGTGTTTCTGTTGAAGGCAGATTGTTAGTTTCTGAATGCTTGATTTGCTAGCACAACTACGATTTGTTGCAATTTCTTTTCTCGAGCTTGCATCATTATGCTAGAGAAGAATTGTGCCAGCGAAACAAAGAACTGCCCAGAGAAAACTCATGTACAGGTAGACTAAGATGATACCGAACAATGATACAagattaaagtatttattctCTGTAAGCACGCCCGGCCACCCCAAAGGATATGGTAATTACTGTAGAGTATCAATTCTCTAAGGACGTAGGTATGTTGGAATTGTCGCCCCTTAGAATGGAATTAAAGTGGCAATCCTTCCTGGCTCCATCACTGAAAACAACCCGGTTGTTCCAACCGAATACTGGTAGACCCCATgtctatttttatagtatacaTCATCGTATAGTGGCCCCAAAATCTTAGGACATTAGCAATGAATTGGCCCGAGTGACCTACATGCGACAGTGTCTTAATTTGTCCCTTACTAGAAATCCAAATGAGTTTTGAAAGCAAAAGAACACTGAAAAGAACTAAAACCTAGCAACCCCATCCTATAATAATACTGCTAATATGTGACAAATATCCTTATGGTTCCTGCAAGTGATGAACAAAACAAGCTTGGAGACCTGATTTGGCATAACACTTTGTACTATAGGGACGTGTTTGGTTCATaaatttttctgtttggttagatTGATGAGTTGGATCCTATTTTTTGATTGGTGAAAGGGATAATATGGGATGAGTTaaacttgttttttatttggttgaagggatgagatgagataaaagttacctctcatatccaaaataaaatattaaatactatgattaatatatgaataaactaAAGTAATtgatacttatatttatataagtaatatattttaaataaatttaataaataaaatgaacactCCTCTATGCGTCGTGGTCGTCCTGAGACGAATCCGTCCCATCGTTTTGGTGGGATAGATTGAAACTGGATCTGAAATGAATATTCTCCAATCAAACAGAGTCATGGATGGGCCCtgtaaccaaacacatccaaGGATATTGCTAAtcatatggttttttttctttttcagataATGGAGTCAagttcatgcatgtatatgGCATGGTGCAGTTTGGTAGTATTGATATGATGAATCAAAGCATACCTTGTGCATCCTGAGCCGCTTGTTCTCCTCCTCAAGCCGCGAGATTTTGTTCTCCAGCTCGTTCGTGTATGCCTGCATCAACCAGACCTTAGTGCTTGCGCGGGCGCGAGCACGATCGAATGCGCGAGATGGTCGGTGTGAGGAGCTGCTGACCTGCTTCCTGGCgcgcgacctcgccgccgactcGCGGTTCTTGATCATCCGCTTCTTCCGCCGCTCCACCGTCttctccgcggcggcgccctcgcCTGCAGCCGCGGCGGCTGGGGCGCGCTTCCGCCCGGACACCGTGCCGTCATGGTACAGCGCGTCCAGCACCGGGCCGGTGCCCACGCCAAGCGGCCGTGGCACGGGGCGCCcgacgtggtggtggtgcgggTGCCCCCAGCgcgcgccgtcgacggcgcaCCCACCGCTCCCCGTCCCCGAGTCCGCGTCGTCGGGTGCCACGGCGCCGGTCCTGGAGAGGAAGTCCTCGAGCGTCATCTGCCCCGCagaccccgccgccggccgcaggAAGCCGTTGCCCGTCGTGCCCTGTATGTCCCGCCACACCTCGTCCaccgtcctcctccccgcccccgccccacCCGTGCGGGTGAGGTCATCGAGGTTCACCCCGTGCAGCTGCCCCTCCACCTCGCTCAGCGCGAGGCCGCACAGCGACCCCTGCCTCGACACGCCCCCGCTCCCGCCGTGGTGCGACGACATTGCCTGAGCTCCCATCCACCCCCCACCCGCTCGCGCGTGATCACCACCtgctgcacacacacacacacacaccctcCCCCGCACgatcaaacaatcaaacacCTACGCCGCAACACCAATCGACCCCGCATGGCaagaccccccccccccccctccctccctcgcaGGCAGAAGGGGTagacgaagacgaagaagCAGAGTGGGGGAGGTGCGGTGCGGTGCCGAGGTGGGGAGGCAAGAATTTAGGATTCCACAAAGCGGGGCGTGGTGGGCTTGGGCCAATGGGGGCAGACAAGAGGCGAGCGCGATGatgccgcctcctctctctctctcgctcgggAAGAATCCAAAAagatggggaggaggagtgCGTGCGCCtgtgcgcgcgcgggcggggggaagaaaaaaaaaaggagaagaagaaagaggcGCTGC from Oryza brachyantha chromosome 3, ObraRS2, whole genome shotgun sequence carries:
- the LOC102708423 gene encoding ABSCISIC ACID-INSENSITIVE 5-like protein 2 isoform X1 translates to MGAQAMSSHHGGSGGVSRQGSLCGLALSEVEGQLHGVNLDDLTRTGGAGAGRRTVDEVWRDIQGTTGNGFLRPAAGSAGQMTLEDFLSRTGAVAPDDADSGTGSGGCAVDGARWGHPHHHHVGRPVPRPLGVGTGPVLDALYHDGTVSGRKRAPAAAAAGEGAAAEKTVERRKKRMIKNRESAARSRARKQAYTNELENKISRLEEENKRLRMHKAHVTKSEDSMYYSVFLQVATSPKGEIYALLCILGV
- the LOC102713059 gene encoding uncharacterized protein LOC102713059, which produces MAMGLPGLRCCGGGLDVPRPLLGPARARASPRASALRYSSLQAGESLGEEVLRMFLAERQAHGDFVTKISDMVWRRSGTALGVVEAATEQENSADVAQRPEDDVAGGGMLRLAATRDWVSGESSLPVSKRLSAKDRQNESERRKELNLLRYEALKDELLLLTAGVGAACSLYCLLVFSLEAAISYAFGVAFSCLYLQLLYRHTDNLSKKDVPEIFLKKKVKRIGIRSEDLKNTVEKTLGGITVALSSPRLVIPAIIFGLSTFSDHFQNSILNFELVPGMMGFFAYKAAALVQVYRDNEDLRLILPEEDADSS
- the LOC102708423 gene encoding ABSCISIC ACID-INSENSITIVE 5-like protein 2 isoform X2, producing the protein MGAQAMSSHHGGSGGVSRQGSLCGLALSEVEGQLHGVNLDDLTRTGGAGAGRRTVDEVWRDIQGTTGNGFLRPAAGSAGQMTLEDFLSRTGAVAPDDADSGTGSGGCAVDGARWGHPHHHHVGRPVPRPLGVGTGPVLDALYHDGTVSGRKRAPAAAAAGEGAAAEKTVERRKKRMIKNRESAARSRARKQAYTNELENKISRLEEENKRLRMHKEPEPVVQYVPQQEPKNQLRRVNSADF